One region of Rhodophyticola sp. CCM32 genomic DNA includes:
- the murQ gene encoding N-acetylmuramic acid 6-phosphate etherase, with the protein MSMESSSALELLVSERRNTRSMDIDLMSSAEIVACMNAEDRGVADAIATEAAAISAAVDRIVAAFDAGGRLIYIGAGTSGRLGVLDASECPPTFSVPPDMVVGIIAGGDRALRVSVEAAEDDEATGAADLDAIGLTERDVVVGIAVSGRTPYVVGALRYASGRGAGTVSLSCNPDALIAGIADIAISPVVGPEIVTGSTRLKSGTAQKMVLNMLSTASMIRIGKTWGNLMVDVTISNRKLAERAEGILREATGCGTADAQSLLKASGGNVKLAILMQITGKPADAARADLEAERGFLRKAIERAGTNPATSSHE; encoded by the coding sequence ATGTCGATGGAATCTTCGTCAGCTCTTGAGTTGCTCGTGTCCGAGCGCCGCAATACGCGCTCTATGGATATCGACCTCATGTCCTCTGCCGAAATCGTGGCTTGCATGAATGCCGAAGATCGCGGTGTTGCCGATGCAATCGCGACCGAGGCCGCCGCTATTTCGGCTGCGGTGGACAGAATTGTCGCGGCCTTCGATGCCGGGGGGCGCCTGATCTATATCGGGGCGGGGACAAGCGGGCGATTGGGTGTGCTGGACGCCTCTGAATGCCCACCAACCTTCTCGGTTCCGCCCGATATGGTCGTCGGGATCATCGCTGGCGGCGACCGCGCGCTTCGCGTTTCGGTCGAGGCGGCCGAGGATGACGAGGCGACCGGCGCCGCGGACCTGGATGCAATCGGCCTGACAGAACGCGACGTGGTCGTCGGTATCGCCGTCAGCGGTCGGACCCCTTATGTCGTCGGTGCCCTTCGTTATGCGAGTGGCCGGGGCGCGGGGACGGTCTCTTTGTCCTGCAATCCCGACGCGCTGATCGCGGGCATCGCCGACATCGCGATTTCGCCCGTGGTCGGGCCTGAGATTGTGACGGGCTCCACCCGCCTCAAATCCGGAACGGCGCAGAAGATGGTCCTGAACATGCTCAGCACGGCCAGCATGATCCGGATCGGCAAGACCTGGGGCAACCTCATGGTTGATGTCACGATTTCAAACCGCAAACTGGCCGAGAGGGCCGAGGGTATCCTGCGCGAGGCCACAGGCTGCGGGACGGCAGACGCACAGTCGCTTTTGAAGGCGAGCGGCGGCAACGTGAAGCTCGCTATCCTTATGCAGATCACTGGCAAACCCGCCGACGCGGCACGAGCGGACCTTGAGGCCGAGCGTGGGTTTTTGCGCAAGGCCATCGAACGAGCGGGAACCAATCCCGCCACATCTAGCCACGAATGA
- a CDS encoding ABC transporter ATP-binding protein, translating to MRDDPITTPLVSIEKLRVEFDGESGPIIGVKDVSFSVKPGETVCVVGESGSGKSVTSLSLLRLVEFGGGRIVSGKLWFKPQGAEAARDLAQATTEDMVGLRGDQIGMIFQEPMTALNPVFTVGRQLTDGLRRHRGLSASEADARALELLQEVRLPEADRRLKQYPHELSGGMRQRVVIAMAMACRPQLLIADEPTTALDVTIQAEILGLIKRLKREFGMAVLFITHDMAVVAQLADRVVVMRRGELVEEGPVERIFADPQADYTKALLASVPKLGEMRGKPAPEPLVIPGEPAPRVPASRVETPISTRPLLEVKNLTTRFPILSGILRKVVSNVHAVEDVSFALGHGETLALVGESGCGKSTTARSILRLVEPTAGDILMDGQDIRGLNHGGLRLARRNMQMVFQDPFASLNPFMRLRKQVAEPMMNFDLAKGSEMEDRIAFLFDRVGLPRDFMRRFPHELSGGQRQRVAIARALAVNPKLIVADEAVSALDVSVQAQVLNLLMELQAEFGLSYLFISHDMAVVERISHRVGVMYLGRLVEIGSRTDIFEDPCHEYTRTLMSGVPIADPTQRMLRETAEFKPLPSPVFPVGHIPVPSVYREVSPGHFVLDETGA from the coding sequence ATGCGCGATGACCCGATTACAACGCCCCTCGTTTCTATCGAGAAGCTTCGCGTGGAGTTCGACGGCGAAAGCGGGCCGATCATCGGCGTAAAGGACGTGAGCTTCAGCGTGAAGCCCGGAGAAACCGTCTGCGTGGTTGGCGAAAGCGGCTCGGGCAAATCGGTAACGTCCCTGTCGCTTTTACGTCTCGTGGAATTCGGCGGCGGGCGCATCGTGTCGGGCAAGCTGTGGTTCAAACCCCAGGGCGCTGAGGCCGCGCGCGATCTGGCGCAAGCCACAACCGAGGACATGGTGGGCCTGCGCGGCGACCAGATCGGCATGATCTTTCAGGAGCCGATGACGGCGCTGAACCCGGTCTTCACCGTCGGGCGGCAACTGACCGACGGGCTCCGCCGCCACCGCGGGCTGTCGGCATCGGAGGCCGATGCCCGTGCGTTGGAGCTTTTGCAGGAGGTGCGCCTGCCCGAAGCCGACAGACGGCTGAAACAGTACCCCCATGAGCTGTCGGGGGGGATGCGTCAGCGCGTGGTGATCGCGATGGCCATGGCCTGCCGTCCGCAGCTCCTGATCGCGGATGAACCCACAACCGCCCTTGATGTCACGATCCAGGCGGAGATCCTCGGCCTTATCAAGCGGCTGAAGCGCGAATTCGGGATGGCGGTCCTCTTCATTACGCATGATATGGCCGTCGTGGCACAGCTGGCCGACCGCGTGGTGGTGATGCGGCGGGGCGAACTGGTCGAAGAGGGGCCAGTTGAACGCATCTTCGCAGACCCGCAGGCGGACTACACCAAGGCGCTGCTGGCGTCCGTCCCCAAGCTTGGCGAGATGCGCGGCAAGCCCGCGCCGGAACCGCTGGTTATTCCGGGAGAGCCAGCGCCGAGGGTCCCAGCCTCAAGGGTGGAAACACCGATCTCCACGCGTCCGCTGCTTGAGGTGAAGAACCTCACAACGCGGTTTCCGATCCTGAGCGGTATCCTGCGCAAGGTCGTGTCGAACGTCCATGCGGTGGAGGATGTGAGCTTCGCGCTCGGTCACGGCGAGACGCTGGCGCTCGTGGGCGAGTCCGGTTGCGGCAAGTCCACCACGGCGCGGTCCATCCTGCGTCTGGTGGAGCCGACAGCAGGCGATATCCTGATGGACGGGCAGGACATCCGAGGGCTGAACCACGGTGGCCTGCGGCTGGCACGCCGCAACATGCAGATGGTGTTCCAGGACCCCTTCGCCTCTCTCAACCCGTTCATGCGTCTCAGGAAGCAGGTGGCCGAGCCGATGATGAACTTTGACCTCGCGAAAGGGTCAGAGATGGAGGATCGGATCGCCTTCCTGTTCGACCGGGTGGGCCTGCCGCGCGACTTCATGCGTCGCTTTCCCCATGAGTTATCGGGCGGTCAGCGCCAACGCGTGGCTATCGCCCGGGCGCTGGCAGTCAATCCCAAACTGATCGTCGCCGATGAGGCCGTCTCGGCCCTCGATGTCTCGGTGCAGGCGCAGGTCCTGAACCTTCTGATGGAGTTGCAGGCGGAATTCGGGTTGTCCTACCTGTTCATCAGCCATGACATGGCGGTGGTTGAGCGGATCTCGCACCGGGTGGGCGTTATGTATCTGGGCCGGCTGGTGGAAATCGGATCCCGCACCGACATCTTCGAGGACCCGTGCCACGAGTATACCCGTACGCTCATGAGCGGGGTTCCGATCGCCGATCCCACCCAACGCATGCTGCGCGAAACCGCGGAATTCAAGCCGCTGCCGTCTCCGGTCTTTCCGGTTGGGCATATCCCGGTGCCCTCTGTCTACAGGGAGGTTTCGCCGGGACATTTCGTCCTGGATGAAACGGGCGCATGA
- a CDS encoding ABC transporter substrate-binding protein, producing the protein MQRAQDLEGAQALLEEAGYPPGSLDVVFKVTTNYPYHVESAQIIAEWARAAGVNMTIEQLTWADWLSQVWVDRDFEMTMMNFFTIWEPDRLYYSLYHTTGGFNYRQISDPMIDEMAEQARGETDPAERLAIYRDIQQRIYDNALDVILWYRNGSIGAAPGVGGLDTVVHPNGSNLNFHRVWLDG; encoded by the coding sequence GTGCAGAGGGCGCAGGACCTCGAAGGCGCACAGGCGCTGCTGGAGGAGGCGGGCTATCCACCGGGAAGCCTCGATGTCGTCTTCAAGGTCACGACGAACTACCCCTACCACGTGGAAAGCGCCCAGATCATCGCGGAATGGGCGCGCGCCGCTGGCGTAAACATGACCATCGAGCAGCTGACATGGGCCGACTGGCTGAGCCAGGTCTGGGTCGACCGCGACTTCGAGATGACGATGATGAACTTCTTCACCATCTGGGAGCCCGACCGGCTGTATTACAGCCTCTACCACACCACGGGCGGTTTCAATTACCGCCAGATCAGCGATCCGATGATCGACGAAATGGCTGAACAGGCCCGCGGCGAGACCGACCCGGCGGAGCGTCTGGCGATCTACCGCGACATTCAGCAGCGCATCTACGACAACGCGCTTGATGTGATCTTGTGGTACCGCAACGGTTCCATCGGGGCAGCGCCCGGGGTGGGCGGTCTCGACACCGTGGTGCATCCCAACGGGTCGAACCTGAACTTCCACCGGGTCTGGCTGGACGGCTGA
- a CDS encoding amidase — MADTLGLEDIQSAERLMGVAYTAGERQLMLDNLEGQIASAVARRAVSLGNDEPMATRFDPRLPNFAMPAAEGPMRFSDKGAAPLPDDDENIAFAPLTRLSAWLRSGALTSRRLTEIYLARIEVKNPDLECFATVTADLALAEADAADALLGAGIWLGPLHGVPYGLKDLFDTKDVVTGWGAEPFQNRVPDADAIIVERLRAAGAVLLGKTTVGALAYNDIWYGGVTRNPWNLNEGSSGSSAGSASATAAALCGFSIGTETLGSITSPSQRCGTTGLRPTFGRVPRSGGMALCWTLDKVGPICRSVEDTAMVLAALNGADIGDPSTIDAPFHFDHAASWKGLRVGYLPEAFEEGATDVDHAALQAVRDLGLDVTEMSLPDLPYGALINILYAEAAAAFEELTLGDADDTLTWQDAGAWPNTFRKARFLSAVDHVQLDRLRLRVMKALDGLFQEIDVLVGPLMTGPMLFASNFTGHPCLHIRAGFLDMGTRGKASLGSGKLNLGDVDESGQIFTVPQGFSLWGRLFEEGPILNLGMALEAHLGVADRRPTFAR, encoded by the coding sequence ATGGCGGATACCCTCGGTTTAGAGGACATCCAAAGCGCGGAACGCCTGATGGGTGTCGCCTATACCGCAGGTGAACGCCAGCTGATGCTCGACAATCTGGAGGGGCAGATCGCATCGGCCGTTGCCCGCAGAGCCGTCTCTCTGGGCAACGACGAACCGATGGCCACCCGTTTCGATCCCCGGTTGCCGAATTTCGCGATGCCCGCAGCCGAGGGTCCGATGCGTTTCTCGGACAAGGGGGCGGCCCCGCTGCCAGACGATGACGAGAATATTGCGTTCGCGCCACTGACGCGCCTGTCTGCATGGCTGCGTTCGGGCGCGTTGACGAGCCGCCGCCTGACGGAAATCTACCTTGCGCGGATTGAGGTGAAAAACCCCGACCTGGAGTGTTTCGCGACCGTGACTGCCGATCTCGCGCTGGCTGAGGCGGACGCCGCAGACGCTCTGCTCGGGGCGGGCATCTGGCTGGGACCGCTGCATGGCGTCCCCTACGGTCTGAAGGACCTTTTCGACACCAAGGATGTCGTTACCGGTTGGGGAGCAGAACCGTTCCAGAATCGTGTGCCCGATGCAGACGCCATCATTGTTGAACGCCTGCGCGCGGCGGGCGCTGTCCTGCTGGGCAAGACAACGGTCGGCGCGCTGGCCTACAACGACATTTGGTATGGCGGCGTGACGCGCAACCCGTGGAATCTCAACGAAGGCTCCAGCGGGTCTTCGGCCGGTTCCGCCTCTGCGACGGCGGCGGCCCTGTGCGGGTTCTCGATCGGGACCGAGACACTTGGCTCCATCACCTCGCCGTCGCAGCGTTGTGGCACGACCGGCCTGCGCCCGACCTTCGGGAGGGTTCCGCGCTCGGGCGGCATGGCGCTTTGCTGGACGCTGGATAAGGTCGGGCCGATCTGCCGGTCGGTTGAGGATACCGCTATGGTGCTCGCCGCGCTGAACGGTGCGGATATCGGCGATCCCTCCACCATCGACGCGCCATTCCATTTCGACCATGCCGCATCGTGGAAGGGCCTCCGTGTGGGTTACCTGCCGGAGGCGTTCGAGGAGGGCGCGACCGATGTCGACCACGCAGCGCTTCAGGCCGTGCGTGATCTTGGACTTGACGTGACCGAGATGTCCCTGCCTGACCTGCCCTATGGGGCGCTCATCAATATCCTCTACGCAGAGGCAGCGGCCGCCTTCGAGGAACTGACGCTGGGCGACGCGGATGACACGCTCACCTGGCAGGACGCGGGCGCCTGGCCAAACACCTTCCGCAAGGCGCGCTTCCTGTCAGCCGTCGACCATGTGCAGCTTGACCGGTTGCGCCTGCGGGTGATGAAAGCGCTGGACGGGCTGTTTCAGGAGATCGACGTGCTTGTCGGCCCCTTGATGACCGGCCCGATGTTGTTCGCCTCAAATTTCACCGGCCACCCCTGCCTGCATATCCGCGCGGGCTTTCTCGACATGGGCACACGCGGCAAGGCCAGCCTCGGCTCGGGCAAGCTGAACCTGGGCGACGTGGACGAGAGCGGCCAGATCTTCACCGTGCCGCAGGGGTTTTCGCTCTGGGGACGACTCTTCGAGGAAGGGCCGATCCTGAATCTCGGCATGGCGCTTGAGGCGCATCTGGGCGTGGCCGACCGCCGCCCGACCTTCGCACGCTAA
- a CDS encoding MurR/RpiR family transcriptional regulator: MSRFCGRLCSPCRHGREPLSILTVLEAQRDSLTPGEREIADTILGDPDTVGRLSSGELARRAGRSQSSVVKFCQKLGYSGYQDLRLEITRAAATRTAASGAVHGSIETDDDAATTAAKLLASKLFAVQETLSVNPADRLDAARDTLNRAVRVQLSGVGASSLVARDFTYKLQKLGIAATFDADSHIQMANAATLSYHDALLSISQSGTSLETLRIAETAARRQATVVTVTGLQPNPLAALASTTLHTVTDEERVRSSAITSRDAQLMVTDLLFLRLVQMRDDSGGLIAGAADAVAPLKL; encoded by the coding sequence TTGTCAAGATTTTGTGGTAGATTATGCTCGCCCTGCCGTCATGGGAGAGAGCCCCTGTCGATCCTGACTGTTCTTGAGGCGCAGCGCGACAGCCTGACCCCGGGCGAACGCGAGATCGCCGACACCATTCTCGGCGATCCCGATACGGTCGGCCGCCTGTCCTCCGGCGAGCTTGCCCGCCGCGCGGGGCGTAGCCAATCAAGCGTCGTGAAGTTTTGCCAGAAGCTCGGATATAGCGGCTATCAGGACCTTAGGCTTGAGATCACGCGTGCCGCCGCAACCCGCACCGCCGCGTCGGGCGCCGTACATGGCAGTATCGAGACCGATGACGATGCGGCGACGACCGCGGCCAAGCTTCTCGCCAGCAAACTGTTCGCCGTCCAGGAGACTCTGAGCGTGAACCCGGCGGATCGTCTCGATGCCGCACGCGACACGCTAAACCGCGCGGTGCGTGTTCAACTATCGGGCGTCGGCGCGTCGTCGCTCGTCGCCCGCGACTTCACCTACAAGCTGCAGAAGCTTGGCATCGCGGCAACGTTTGATGCAGACAGCCATATCCAGATGGCCAATGCCGCCACGCTGAGCTACCACGACGCGCTGCTGTCCATATCGCAATCGGGCACGAGCCTTGAAACGCTTCGAATAGCCGAGACCGCCGCGCGCCGCCAGGCGACCGTCGTGACGGTGACCGGATTGCAGCCGAACCCGCTGGCGGCCCTTGCGAGCACTACGCTGCACACCGTGACCGACGAGGAGCGCGTGCGGTCCTCCGCGATCACATCGCGCGATGCTCAACTCATGGTGACCGACCTGCTCTTTTTAAGGCTGGTGCAGATGCGCGACGATTCCGGCGGCCTGATTGCCGGTGCCGCCGACGCCGTCGCGCCCCTGAAGCTGTGA
- a CDS encoding ABC transporter permease: MAYLVNRLLSVIVMLIIISIVTFGITNILPGDVAMMIMGTQSNPEALAALRENLGLNDPLVAQYGRWIRGMVTGQWGNSLLFDEPIAPLIRQKVVASGLIVVLSMSMALLMAVPLGVWAARHGDRWQDVTATSAALLGLSIPDFFIGIMLILLFAATLGWFPSSGFAEPSEDLLGALRHAFLPSLALALGLMAHLTRMTRSSMMGILNQEFIRVARAKGLPENYVVWRYALPNAIGPVMTVAGLQIGYLFGSIIVIESLFSYTGMGWLTYQALLNRDIPLIQSTIFVIAAVVMLVNFAVDLLYRVIDPRIRLG; encoded by the coding sequence ATGGCCTATTTAGTCAACCGGCTTCTGTCGGTCATCGTGATGCTCATCATCATCTCCATCGTTACCTTCGGGATTACCAATATCCTGCCGGGCGATGTGGCGATGATGATAATGGGGACGCAATCGAACCCAGAGGCATTGGCCGCACTCCGCGAGAATCTCGGGCTGAACGATCCGCTGGTGGCGCAATACGGGCGCTGGATCCGGGGGATGGTAACGGGGCAGTGGGGCAATTCCCTGCTGTTTGACGAACCCATTGCGCCGCTTATCCGACAGAAGGTGGTGGCGAGCGGTCTGATCGTCGTCCTGTCCATGTCCATGGCCCTTCTGATGGCAGTGCCCCTGGGCGTCTGGGCCGCACGGCACGGCGACAGATGGCAGGATGTGACCGCCACGTCCGCCGCGCTGCTGGGCCTCAGCATTCCCGATTTCTTCATCGGCATCATGCTGATCCTTCTGTTCGCCGCCACGCTGGGCTGGTTCCCGTCTTCGGGCTTTGCCGAACCGTCGGAGGATCTCCTCGGTGCGCTCCGCCATGCCTTCCTGCCGTCGCTGGCGCTTGCGCTCGGGCTGATGGCGCATCTGACGCGGATGACGCGATCCTCCATGATGGGCATTCTCAACCAGGAATTCATCCGCGTGGCCCGCGCGAAGGGCCTGCCGGAGAACTACGTCGTCTGGCGCTACGCGCTCCCGAATGCGATCGGGCCGGTGATGACGGTCGCGGGGCTTCAGATTGGGTATCTTTTCGGGTCGATCATCGTGATCGAGAGCCTGTTTTCCTATACCGGCATGGGCTGGTTGACCTATCAGGCGCTCCTGAACCGGGACATTCCGCTGATCCAGAGCACGATTTTCGTCATTGCGGCCGTGGTGATGCTGGTCAACTTCGCCGTTGATCTCCTCTACCGGGTGATCGACCCTCGGATCAGGCTGGGGTGA
- a CDS encoding N-acetylglucosamine-6-phosphate deacetylase gives MSGAGIIHGSILTPGGWVVGEIRHADRVETVQGTATVQPRAPFVLPGLVDTHVHGGGGADVMDGPEAIRTAARLHARHGTTAFCPTSVTAPVGKTNAFLDALAEVMDDPPTDGARILGAHLEGPFINPAKLGAQPPFAIPPDTARLRAWAARARVRIMTFAPELDGADALHEALDALGIVAQIGHSACSYATARDAFARGAGATHLFNAMSGLTHRGNGLCGAAFAHADHAEIIPDLIHVEAGAILAARRAIDGLYGVTDATAGAGMPDGPYRLGEQDIIKAEGVMRLPDGTLAGSALTMDVALRNLVAIGLPLAEAVSRLSTLPAARLGLSDIGLLAPGSWADFITMDDKLKITRVFIGGKDIES, from the coding sequence GTGAGCGGCGCGGGGATCATTCACGGGTCGATACTCACGCCCGGCGGCTGGGTCGTTGGCGAGATCCGCCACGCAGACCGCGTCGAGACGGTGCAGGGGACCGCAACCGTGCAACCCCGAGCGCCCTTCGTTCTGCCGGGCTTGGTCGACACGCATGTCCATGGAGGTGGCGGCGCTGATGTAATGGACGGGCCTGAAGCAATCCGGACCGCGGCACGGCTGCACGCTCGGCACGGCACCACGGCCTTCTGCCCGACCTCCGTGACCGCGCCCGTTGGCAAAACGAACGCCTTCCTCGACGCGCTGGCCGAGGTGATGGACGACCCGCCGACCGACGGCGCCCGCATCCTGGGCGCCCATCTGGAAGGGCCGTTCATCAACCCCGCGAAACTCGGCGCGCAGCCGCCCTTCGCCATTCCTCCGGACACTGCCCGTCTTCGGGCCTGGGCCGCACGTGCGCGGGTGCGGATTATGACCTTCGCGCCAGAGCTCGACGGCGCGGACGCGCTCCATGAGGCGTTGGATGCGCTCGGCATCGTTGCGCAGATCGGCCACTCCGCCTGCAGCTATGCCACGGCGCGCGACGCCTTCGCCCGGGGCGCCGGTGCCACACATCTCTTCAACGCGATGAGCGGCCTGACCCACCGCGGCAACGGCCTCTGCGGCGCGGCGTTCGCCCATGCGGATCATGCGGAAATCATCCCGGACCTCATTCATGTCGAAGCCGGGGCGATTTTGGCCGCCCGGCGCGCGATCGACGGGCTCTACGGTGTCACCGATGCCACCGCAGGCGCGGGCATGCCAGACGGTCCCTACCGTCTGGGCGAACAAGACATCATCAAGGCCGAGGGCGTCATGCGGCTGCCCGATGGCACCCTTGCGGGTTCGGCCCTGACCATGGATGTGGCGTTGCGCAATCTCGTGGCAATTGGCCTCCCCCTCGCAGAGGCCGTTTCGCGGCTCTCTACGCTACCCGCGGCACGATTGGGCCTGTCCGATATCGGCCTACTCGCGCCCGGTAGCTGGGCGGATTTCATTACTATGGACGACAAACTCAAGATCACCCGCGTCTTCATCGGCGGCAAAGACATCGAAAGCTGA
- a CDS encoding ABC transporter permease: MAKLLSPKALIGFALVLLVVAVAFLAPLFIPPERATQMVMSARLQPPSFDFILGTDQLGRDLFARVMLGAQTSLKIAVSAVAISILLGLPLGLISGYSGGRIDNVLMRIIDALLSFPGLLLALTISAVLGPNVQNTIIAIGIAFTPFLARIVRGEALRVSQLPYVEAARAAGTRDGAMILRHILPNIMPALIVQSTISLAFAVLAEAALSFLGLGTQPPLASWGLMIQASRQFLDIAPWTALVPGAALAITILGLNLLGDVLRDILDPRVR, encoded by the coding sequence ATGGCCAAACTCCTTTCCCCCAAGGCGCTCATCGGGTTTGCTCTCGTGCTCCTCGTGGTGGCGGTGGCTTTTCTCGCGCCGCTCTTCATCCCGCCCGAGCGCGCCACGCAAATGGTGATGAGCGCACGGCTCCAGCCTCCGTCGTTCGACTTCATCCTGGGCACCGATCAGCTTGGCCGGGACCTGTTCGCCCGTGTCATGCTGGGCGCGCAGACCTCTCTGAAAATCGCTGTGTCGGCGGTGGCGATCTCCATCCTGCTCGGCCTGCCCCTGGGTCTCATCTCCGGCTATTCCGGAGGACGTATCGACAATGTCCTGATGCGGATCATCGACGCGCTCCTGAGCTTTCCGGGGCTCCTGCTGGCGCTCACGATCTCGGCAGTTCTCGGCCCCAACGTGCAGAATACGATCATCGCCATCGGCATTGCCTTCACGCCGTTTCTGGCGCGGATCGTGCGGGGAGAAGCTTTGCGCGTCTCGCAACTCCCCTACGTTGAGGCCGCGCGCGCCGCTGGGACACGCGACGGGGCGATGATCCTGCGCCACATCCTGCCCAACATCATGCCCGCGCTTATCGTGCAATCGACCATCAGCCTTGCCTTCGCGGTGCTGGCCGAAGCGGCACTGTCCTTTCTCGGTCTTGGAACGCAACCGCCGCTGGCCTCATGGGGGCTGATGATCCAGGCGTCACGGCAGTTCCTCGATATCGCGCCGTGGACGGCGCTGGTGCCCGGTGCGGCGCTTGCGATCACCATCCTCGGGCTCAACCTTTTGGGCGATGTCCTGCGCGACATCCTCGACCCACGTGTGAGGTGA
- a CDS encoding TetR/AcrR family transcriptional regulator, producing the protein MNSPARRLSVYNIETPDRLMDAAERLFARQNYQTVTLKQIATEAGANVGQIAYHFGKKEALVKETIRRRAEELNGERRALLKQYEELVGVGGVEIEPLVRALILPYFNKLDGDDAQWRYFATFIGRSVWDGTLSDYMSESFDAVAKLYIAAFMRAMPTLRHADAIRGFHFLMAVMHSASVEDARIAGLLGAAGADASAAGYRDLIVPYIGAGFKALAGARPDAISDDA; encoded by the coding sequence ATGAATTCCCCGGCCAGACGCCTCAGCGTCTACAATATCGAGACCCCCGATCGTCTTATGGACGCGGCCGAACGACTCTTTGCCCGGCAGAATTATCAGACCGTCACTCTCAAGCAGATCGCGACCGAAGCGGGCGCCAATGTCGGCCAGATCGCCTATCACTTCGGAAAGAAGGAAGCGCTGGTTAAGGAGACGATCCGGCGCCGCGCGGAAGAGCTGAACGGTGAGCGGCGGGCGCTCCTGAAGCAGTACGAGGAACTCGTGGGCGTGGGCGGCGTGGAAATAGAACCACTCGTCCGTGCTCTTATCCTCCCCTACTTTAACAAGCTCGATGGGGATGATGCTCAGTGGCGGTATTTCGCCACCTTCATCGGGCGTTCAGTCTGGGACGGCACCCTCTCGGATTACATGAGCGAAAGCTTCGATGCGGTTGCAAAGCTCTATATCGCGGCCTTCATGCGCGCGATGCCGACACTGCGCCATGCGGATGCCATTCGCGGCTTTCACTTCCTGATGGCGGTCATGCATTCCGCCTCGGTCGAGGATGCGCGTATCGCCGGCCTTCTGGGGGCGGCCGGGGCCGATGCGTCGGCGGCAGGCTACCGCGATCTGATTGTTCCCTACATAGGCGCGGGGTTCAAGGCACTCGCCGGAGCACGCCCGGATGCGATTAGCGATGACGCGTAG
- a CDS encoding glucosamine-6-phosphate deaminase: protein MEVIPCRDRGGAVALTAHLIAERLRSKPDAVLGLATGRTMEGVYAHLANSGVSFAQCTTFNLDEYVGLAQDDPNSYTSYMRRHLFDHVDIDVSRTHLPDGMATDLARAASDYEARIASCGGIDLQLLGIGNTGHIGFNEPVSSL, encoded by the coding sequence ATGGAAGTCATCCCCTGCCGTGACCGTGGTGGCGCGGTTGCGTTGACTGCGCACCTCATCGCAGAGCGCCTGCGCTCCAAACCCGATGCGGTGCTCGGGCTCGCCACCGGGCGGACAATGGAAGGCGTCTACGCACATCTGGCGAACAGTGGTGTTTCCTTCGCCCAATGCACGACCTTCAATCTGGACGAATATGTCGGCTTGGCGCAAGACGATCCGAACTCCTACACCAGCTACATGCGCCGGCATCTATTCGATCATGTCGACATCGATGTCTCGCGTACCCACCTGCCCGATGGCATGGCGACGGATCTCGCACGTGCCGCATCCGACTACGAGGCCCGGATCGCAAGCTGCGGTGGTATCGACCTCCAGCTTCTCGGGATCGGCAACACCGGCCATATCGGTTTCAACGAGCCGGTGTCATCGTTGTGA